One genomic region from Nocardia vinacea encodes:
- a CDS encoding TetR/AcrR family transcriptional regulator: MSVDNRRTARKAVSGDSAPREIRRRPKNRRAQIAAASAAAFGALGYHGVSMEDIASGLGISSAALYRHYPSKYALFREELLRVGRAMTESVELPEAAADRGMAADGVGGVGKPWTPERRLRQVLDALIGVTIENRPTVTLVRWEGRYLEPEDLTVLTDQQLAVVGAIGVQLAALRPELAEDELRVLRAALLSAITSIADHHASLPAKSLARLLSSACWSIVPAELPALEADAELPVAVEIPDSFKHELLLRKAVELFHDRGYPNVSVEEIATAAGLSAASAVYRFYRGKSDLLAAAFRRAADRVSGAIGPAVAAAADSEAALTTLIEQYVEGSFSERALTFVYYTEFQHVPSDERTVLRNIQRLSVEEWARLLRDVRPELSPAEARFLIHAAFALVVDLGRNFGVEPIASPARVRLLMQLVLFGRPARS, encoded by the coding sequence ATGAGTGTCGACAATCGCCGTACGGCGCGCAAGGCGGTCAGCGGCGACTCGGCACCGCGGGAGATTCGGCGCAGGCCGAAGAATCGGCGGGCCCAGATCGCGGCGGCCTCGGCGGCCGCGTTCGGTGCGCTGGGCTATCACGGCGTGAGCATGGAGGACATCGCGTCCGGGCTCGGGATCAGTTCGGCGGCACTGTATCGGCACTATCCGAGCAAGTACGCGCTGTTCCGCGAGGAATTGCTGCGGGTGGGCCGGGCCATGACGGAATCGGTCGAGCTGCCGGAGGCCGCGGCGGACCGGGGGATGGCAGCCGACGGAGTCGGCGGGGTGGGTAAACCCTGGACGCCGGAGCGGCGGCTGCGCCAGGTGCTCGACGCCCTCATCGGCGTCACAATCGAGAATCGGCCGACCGTCACCCTGGTGCGCTGGGAGGGTCGCTATCTCGAACCGGAGGATCTGACGGTCCTGACCGACCAACAGCTCGCCGTCGTCGGCGCGATCGGTGTGCAATTGGCCGCATTGCGACCGGAACTCGCGGAGGACGAGCTGCGAGTGCTGCGCGCCGCCTTGCTGAGCGCGATCACCAGTATCGCCGATCACCATGCCAGTCTGCCCGCGAAATCCCTTGCCCGGCTGTTGAGTTCGGCCTGCTGGTCAATTGTGCCCGCCGAGCTGCCCGCGCTGGAAGCGGATGCCGAACTGCCGGTGGCAGTCGAGATTCCGGATTCGTTCAAACATGAGCTGTTGCTGCGCAAGGCCGTCGAACTCTTCCACGATCGTGGCTATCCGAATGTCAGCGTCGAGGAAATCGCCACTGCCGCAGGGCTTTCCGCTGCCTCGGCGGTGTACCGGTTCTATCGGGGCAAGAGCGATCTGCTCGCGGCCGCGTTCAGACGGGCCGCCGACCGGGTTTCCGGTGCGATCGGCCCCGCGGTGGCAGCGGCGGCTGACTCGGAAGCGGCACTCACCACACTGATCGAACAGTACGTCGAGGGTTCGTTCTCCGAACGCGCGCTGACCTTCGTGTATTACACAGAGTTCCAGCATGTTCCGAGCGACGAGCGCACCGTGCTGCGAAATATCCAGCGGCTCAGCGTCGAAGAGTGGGCGCGGCTGCTGCGTGATGTGCGACCGGAGCTTTCACCCGCCGAGGCCCGCTTCCTGATCCACGCGGCCTTCGCGTTGGTGGTGGATCTGGGGCGCAACTTCGGTGTCGAACCGATCGCCTCCCCGGCTCGAGTTCGATTGCTCATGCAGCTGGTCCTGTTCGGCCGCCCGGCCCGCTCCTAG
- a CDS encoding type II toxin-antitoxin system VapC family toxin, producing MIGYLDTSAFVPLLVSEPSSEACRRFWDDADAVVSSRLLYIETAAALAQAHRMERLNANAYAACRRLLDQLWPQLEIIEVDEALARRAAELAVRLALRGYDAVHCASAEQLEDTDLVVASGDKRLLDGWKSLGLATFDTNAPDESA from the coding sequence GTGATCGGCTACCTCGATACATCGGCCTTTGTACCGTTGCTGGTCAGCGAGCCTAGCAGCGAAGCATGTCGCCGATTCTGGGATGACGCTGACGCCGTGGTATCGAGCAGACTGCTCTATATCGAGACAGCGGCGGCACTCGCGCAGGCACATCGTATGGAGCGCCTCAACGCTAACGCGTATGCAGCGTGCCGACGGCTGCTCGACCAGCTTTGGCCACAGCTCGAGATCATCGAGGTGGATGAGGCATTGGCCCGGCGGGCGGCCGAACTCGCCGTCCGCCTCGCGCTGCGCGGGTACGACGCCGTCCACTGTGCTAGCGCCGAACAATTGGAGGACACCGATCTAGTCGTCGCATCCGGCGACAAACGCCTTCTCGATGGGTGGAAGTCGTTGGGGTTGGCCACCTTCGATACAAACGCGCCCGACGAGTCCGCCTGA
- a CDS encoding type II toxin-antitoxin system prevent-host-death family antitoxin, which yields MRESCVDVGIRELRDNLSRHLADVRSGHTVTVTDHGRPVARIVPVGRPTRLEQLRAEGRVQPARKKKQPAPEPIRAEGMVTELIEEQRR from the coding sequence ATGAGGGAGAGCTGCGTGGACGTCGGCATTCGGGAACTGCGCGATAACCTCAGTCGCCATCTGGCTGATGTGCGGTCCGGGCACACGGTGACCGTCACAGACCATGGGCGACCGGTCGCCCGCATCGTGCCCGTCGGGCGACCGACGCGGCTGGAACAACTGCGCGCCGAAGGGCGTGTGCAGCCCGCCCGTAAGAAAAAGCAGCCCGCGCCCGAGCCGATTCGTGCGGAGGGCATGGTCACCGAGCTCATCGAAGAACAGCGCCGGTGA
- a CDS encoding MCE family protein: MNIPLWHWLVRHRIAVANIGLIVVLILGMSYLGAAVLRINPLPSSYRVRVELKSSGGLAPNNDVTFRGSRVGKVLDVRVSGDGVAAIAEINDTARIPVGGTVAVGRLSAAGEQYLDFRPDSDSGPYLSDGSIVDRSATSTPVTVQSVLTNMSGLIGGMNPARLNVIIDELDKALAGGPDRLRNMVAGISRAMSGLTDLLPQTQRLIENLQVIAETTTHAQPDLTTLTTGSSTLFQQLTAADQEVRKFLELGPGQLATLGGIVHDTQDPMTNLITNFVAITKAAKLRQPAIEALFPALRAGSEAIGIPAHDNAFNTMVDPWPRPTCDYDTIPVVPTDKTVDTRVRLYNYCITTNPALQVRGSANAPRPNMPDNGSGPPPGVTGNELSRPAPGR; encoded by the coding sequence ATGAATATTCCGCTGTGGCACTGGCTGGTTCGACATCGGATCGCAGTGGCCAATATCGGGCTGATCGTCGTGCTGATTCTCGGCATGTCCTATCTCGGTGCGGCCGTGCTGCGGATCAATCCGCTGCCGAGCAGCTACCGGGTCCGGGTCGAGCTGAAGAGCTCCGGCGGACTCGCGCCGAACAATGACGTCACCTTCCGCGGCAGTCGGGTCGGCAAAGTACTCGACGTTCGTGTATCCGGTGACGGCGTTGCCGCTATCGCCGAAATCAATGACACCGCAAGGATTCCGGTGGGCGGCACCGTCGCCGTCGGCAGGCTCTCGGCGGCGGGGGAGCAGTACCTGGACTTCCGCCCCGACTCCGACAGTGGACCGTATCTGTCCGACGGCTCGATCGTCGATCGGTCGGCGACGAGCACACCGGTGACGGTGCAGTCGGTGCTCACGAATATGAGCGGGCTGATCGGCGGGATGAATCCGGCGCGACTCAATGTGATCATCGATGAACTCGACAAGGCGCTGGCCGGTGGTCCGGATCGGTTGCGCAATATGGTCGCCGGAATCAGCCGGGCCATGTCCGGACTGACCGATCTGCTCCCGCAAACCCAGCGACTCATCGAGAACCTGCAGGTGATCGCCGAAACCACCACCCACGCCCAACCCGATCTGACCACGCTGACCACCGGCTCGAGCACACTGTTCCAGCAATTGACCGCGGCCGATCAGGAAGTGCGCAAATTCCTCGAACTCGGCCCCGGCCAATTGGCCACCCTCGGCGGCATCGTGCACGACACGCAGGACCCGATGACCAATCTGATCACCAACTTCGTCGCCATCACCAAGGCGGCCAAGTTGCGTCAACCAGCGATCGAAGCGCTGTTCCCGGCACTGCGCGCGGGTTCGGAGGCCATCGGAATTCCGGCACACGACAACGCCTTCAACACGATGGTCGATCCGTGGCCGCGTCCGACCTGTGACTACGACACGATCCCCGTGGTGCCGACCGACAAGACCGTCGATACCAGGGTGCGGCTCTACAACTACTGCATCACCACCAACCCCGCACTGCAGGTGCGTGGTTCGGCGAATGCGCCACGGCCGAATATGCCGGATAACGGTTCCGGCCCGCCGCCCGGCGTCACCGGCAATGAACTCTCCCGCCCCGCACCCGGCAGATAG
- a CDS encoding MCE family protein, producing the protein MRAARSAFVAAMVVVSSAGCAVTVDNVPLPKPGIGGPGYELHAVFKDALNLPANAHVKIGGTDIGMVSKISTINFLADVEMQIRQDIQLPRGTTAELRQATPLGDMFVAMNLPAKQQSAEMLRPGDTIAPDHTGTGASVEQLMMSISMLLNGGGLNQVARITTEMNSMFAGRAPQLAHLITEMTDVLAALNARTADVDSVLSGLNVLTGELARRKAELGAAADTFPPLIGLVAENNRSIAELVAKVSVTMSALGDFTDTTGPEFLSLFDSIQRLMSGFTQMGDNLAGTLDGLHAIYPDVMASYDGPVLAVAATVSYLDIGALTDPKGSRWPEVGDVPAFIGSLAEVIQKVIGRLQGGGR; encoded by the coding sequence ATGAGGGCGGCGCGTTCGGCTTTCGTCGCGGCGATGGTTGTCGTCTCCTCAGCGGGGTGTGCCGTGACGGTCGACAACGTGCCGCTGCCGAAGCCGGGCATCGGCGGGCCGGGTTATGAGTTGCACGCCGTTTTCAAGGATGCGCTCAACCTACCCGCGAATGCACACGTGAAGATCGGCGGCACCGATATCGGCATGGTCTCCAAGATCAGCACCATCAATTTCCTCGCCGATGTGGAAATGCAGATCCGGCAGGATATTCAGCTGCCCCGCGGCACCACCGCCGAACTGCGCCAGGCCACTCCGCTCGGTGACATGTTCGTCGCGATGAACCTGCCCGCCAAGCAGCAGAGCGCCGAAATGCTGCGTCCCGGCGACACCATCGCGCCCGACCATACCGGCACCGGCGCGTCGGTCGAACAGTTGATGATGTCGATCTCCATGCTGCTCAACGGCGGTGGACTCAATCAGGTGGCTCGGATAACCACCGAGATGAATTCGATGTTCGCCGGCCGCGCACCACAGCTCGCACATCTGATCACCGAAATGACCGATGTGCTCGCGGCACTCAACGCACGCACCGCCGACGTCGACAGTGTGCTCTCCGGACTGAACGTGCTCACCGGCGAATTGGCCAGGCGCAAGGCAGAATTGGGTGCGGCTGCGGATACATTCCCACCGCTGATCGGACTGGTCGCCGAAAACAACAGGAGTATCGCCGAACTCGTCGCCAAGGTCTCGGTCACCATGTCCGCGCTCGGTGATTTCACCGACACCACGGGCCCGGAGTTCCTGAGCCTGTTCGACAGTATCCAGCGGCTGATGTCCGGATTCACCCAAATGGGCGATAACCTGGCGGGGACGCTGGACGGGCTGCACGCCATCTATCCCGATGTCATGGCCAGCTATGACGGGCCGGTGCTCGCGGTCGCCGCCACGGTTTCCTATCTCGATATCGGTGCGCTCACCGATCCGAAGGGCAGCCGTTGGCCGGAAGTCGGCGATGTACCCGCATTCATCGGCAGTCTGGCCGAGGTGATCCAGAAGGTCATCGGGCGGCTGCAGGGTGGTGGGCGATGA
- a CDS encoding MCE family protein, giving the protein MTMGTLLKSTVLGLAVTVATGCSLLPGSLTALPDQYLGEHLQISADFENVAGLYAGNDVAVLGVPVGRVDTVTPKGSYVEVTMSIDKGVRIPADAMAALVSPQLITNRHVELAPAYEGNGPVLTDGQHIPLARTRTPVELDRILETFDQLGAALKGDNETGPMASRVLFPLLNGNGDKLRETLDDLSSAFEVTLANGDQISNTIVKLNEITEIIAQNDQTVRDFSGRLTELVQLMGQQAPGLQAVITQLNDFVANTSTVVGQNREQLLGALTRFTTLTAQMRANARGLTEVTDVTPLFFENFSNAVSRENRALRLHGLLDKAVLDGAALSLFCERIQLRLDGCRTGKIQDFGPDFGLTAALLGITK; this is encoded by the coding sequence ATGACGATGGGTACCTTGCTGAAATCGACGGTGCTCGGCCTCGCTGTAACGGTGGCGACCGGTTGTTCGCTGCTACCCGGCAGCCTCACCGCGCTTCCCGATCAGTATCTCGGCGAACATCTGCAGATCAGTGCCGATTTCGAGAATGTCGCCGGTCTTTATGCGGGCAATGACGTTGCGGTGCTCGGTGTTCCGGTCGGCCGGGTCGATACCGTGACCCCCAAGGGCAGTTACGTCGAAGTCACCATGTCCATCGATAAGGGCGTGCGCATTCCGGCCGACGCCATGGCGGCGCTGGTTTCACCACAGCTGATCACCAATCGGCATGTGGAACTTGCCCCGGCATACGAGGGCAATGGTCCGGTGCTGACCGACGGCCAGCACATCCCGCTCGCCCGGACCCGTACCCCGGTCGAACTCGACCGCATTCTCGAAACCTTCGATCAACTCGGCGCGGCCTTGAAGGGTGACAACGAAACCGGACCGATGGCGAGCCGGGTGTTGTTTCCGCTGCTGAACGGCAATGGCGACAAGCTGCGCGAAACGCTGGACGATCTGTCCTCCGCATTCGAGGTCACCCTCGCCAATGGTGACCAGATCTCCAATACCATCGTCAAACTCAATGAGATCACCGAGATCATCGCCCAGAACGACCAGACGGTAAGGGATTTCAGCGGTCGGCTCACCGAACTCGTGCAACTGATGGGGCAGCAGGCGCCAGGTTTGCAGGCGGTGATCACCCAGCTCAACGACTTCGTCGCCAATACCTCGACCGTGGTCGGCCAGAATCGCGAACAACTGCTCGGTGCGCTCACCCGATTCACGACATTGACCGCGCAGATGCGGGCCAATGCGCGCGGGCTCACCGAAGTCACCGATGTGACGCCGCTCTTCTTCGAGAACTTCTCGAATGCCGTGAGCCGTGAGAACCGGGCGCTGCGCCTACACGGTCTGCTGGACAAAGCGGTGCTGGACGGTGCGGCGCTTTCGCTGTTCTGTGAGCGAATCCAGCTGCGTCTCGACGGCTGCCGCACCGGGAAGATCCAGGACTTCGGCCCCGACTTCGGGTTGACCGCCGCACTGCTCGGGATCACCAAATGA
- a CDS encoding MCE family protein, with translation MTALVGRVRNRLLWLGLLAAGSVVVLLVGSSALSQAHLGDKTIHAEFAQAAGLRSGASVDVSGIEVGSVSAVRLDGAKVVVDLKVRKDLRLGPDASAAIKMTTILGKLHVELVPGTGKGLPDNRIPLKQTSVPYNLGKVIRDPNYKSSFERIERLDPAKLRQSLDVLSRQMGDSPQLTVEALNSIGALAKVINDRRDEVDTLLKSMDQVSELASDNRNSVLLLLTRGEAIGNAVALRQNLLEQLLDNVASLSRLLQDMGLENQDQLGPLIQNLNTMSEGLEKNRDNLDSLYEIMPVALRQFNNALGNGPYGDVWAPWVFPDNWLCFAQAVQGCN, from the coding sequence ATGACGGCATTGGTGGGTCGGGTGCGCAATCGCTTGTTGTGGCTAGGACTGCTCGCGGCGGGTTCGGTCGTCGTGCTGCTGGTCGGCTCGAGTGCGTTATCGCAGGCGCATCTCGGTGATAAGACGATTCATGCCGAATTCGCGCAGGCAGCGGGACTGCGATCGGGAGCATCGGTGGATGTCTCCGGTATCGAGGTCGGCTCGGTGAGTGCCGTGCGACTCGATGGCGCGAAGGTCGTCGTGGATCTGAAGGTGCGCAAGGATCTTCGACTCGGTCCGGACGCCTCGGCCGCCATCAAGATGACAACCATCCTCGGCAAGCTGCACGTCGAGTTGGTGCCTGGTACTGGAAAAGGACTGCCGGACAATCGAATTCCGCTGAAGCAGACCTCGGTGCCCTACAACCTCGGCAAGGTCATCCGGGATCCGAACTACAAGTCGTCCTTCGAGCGCATCGAACGCCTGGATCCGGCGAAACTGCGGCAGTCACTGGATGTGCTCAGCCGGCAGATGGGTGACTCTCCGCAGCTCACCGTCGAGGCGCTGAACAGCATCGGCGCGCTGGCCAAGGTGATCAATGATCGCCGCGACGAGGTGGACACACTCCTGAAGAGCATGGATCAGGTGTCCGAGCTGGCCTCCGACAACCGCAATAGCGTGCTGCTGCTACTGACCCGCGGCGAGGCCATCGGCAATGCCGTCGCATTGCGGCAGAACCTGCTCGAGCAATTGCTCGACAATGTCGCGAGCCTGTCGCGGCTGCTGCAGGACATGGGCTTGGAGAACCAGGATCAGCTCGGTCCGCTCATCCAGAATCTGAACACCATGTCCGAGGGCCTGGAAAAGAACCGGGACAACCTCGATTCGCTCTACGAGATCATGCCGGTCGCATTGCGGCAGTTCAACAACGCCCTCGGCAACGGCCCGTACGGCGATGTGTGGGCGCCATGGGTGTTCCCGGACAACTGGCTGTGCTTCGCCCAAGCCGTACAGGGGTGCAATTGA
- a CDS encoding MlaD family protein — translation MKSGKSLAGFSLFAVVAVLLTYTIWSTLQRSVTGDTDSYSATFTDVLGLRVGDDIRMAGVRVGRVDAIDFDGDYKARVDFRIQNNQRLSTTTKALVRYQNLIGQRYIALVPGKDEGAVLTAGSAIPVERTEPSFDVSSLLSGFEPLFSVLQPDQVNSLSETLIQALQGNNVSLSALITQAAELAGTFGQRDKILGDVIGNLSSVIAGLANRSGELETLITQARSLVESLYAQGESLKSSVDTVAKSTDSLAALINQVKPNLARAQNDATSGVALLILNGASLDQAAVELPTVLNGLARFTSYGAYANAYICSLDVSLWGVLLPPGLFSQVGGNSHSEVCR, via the coding sequence ATGAAATCAGGGAAATCGTTAGCCGGATTCAGTCTGTTCGCCGTGGTCGCGGTGCTGTTGACGTACACGATCTGGTCGACGCTGCAGCGTTCGGTAACCGGCGACACCGACTCGTACTCGGCCACTTTCACCGATGTGCTCGGACTGCGCGTCGGCGATGACATCCGGATGGCGGGCGTGCGGGTCGGGCGGGTCGACGCTATCGATTTCGACGGCGACTACAAGGCGCGCGTGGACTTCCGTATCCAGAACAATCAGCGGCTGTCCACGACGACGAAAGCCCTTGTGCGCTACCAGAATTTGATCGGCCAACGCTATATCGCGTTGGTTCCGGGCAAGGACGAGGGCGCCGTGCTGACTGCCGGATCCGCGATTCCCGTCGAACGCACCGAACCGTCGTTCGATGTGTCATCGCTACTGTCGGGATTCGAACCCCTATTCAGCGTGCTGCAACCTGATCAGGTCAATTCGCTGTCGGAGACCTTGATTCAGGCCCTGCAAGGCAACAATGTCTCGCTCAGTGCGCTGATCACCCAGGCCGCCGAACTGGCGGGCACCTTCGGTCAGCGCGACAAAATTCTCGGCGATGTCATCGGCAATCTCAGCAGTGTGATCGCGGGCCTGGCCAATCGCAGCGGCGAATTGGAAACCCTGATCACGCAGGCCCGTTCGCTGGTGGAATCGCTCTACGCACAGGGCGAATCGCTGAAGTCGTCGGTCGATACGGTGGCGAAATCCACCGATTCGCTGGCGGCTCTGATCAATCAGGTGAAACCGAATCTGGCTCGGGCACAGAACGATGCGACCAGCGGTGTCGCGCTGCTGATCCTCAACGGCGCGTCCTTGGATCAGGCGGCGGTCGAGCTGCCGACCGTCCTCAATGGCCTCGCCCGGTTCACCAGCTACGGCGCATACGCCAACGCCTACATCTGCTCGCTGGACGTCTCGCTGTGGGGCGTGCTGCTGCCACCCGGGCTGTTCTCGCAGGTGGGCGGCAATTCTCATTCGGAGGTCTGCCGATGA
- a CDS encoding MCE family protein encodes MLLDPSGRGPTARQLTLAGIAMVTAAALLLYLLGLRYTGYFQDKVSVVAVLTSTGDGLPTHADVKFRGMVVGSVTGVEVVAKGERQDAALDLKPAVAGTIPANVTARVIPNNIFGVTAIELVDNGHATETLRAGARIPEDTSEGTVQLQTTLSVLRDVLDHIQPEKLGRVLATLADALDPAARVPGSTIERLDTWLTQVHATPGIGDLLGNLGRAVTALSVSAPELVGVLSDSVTTARTLTERRDNLVALLTNASGAVDSVNSLFARNPDAGKDLVVGLDGLFGGLARDPQAIPDTAANFNAALQRVRTTFGFGPSRQMVWKMDVSFTPFQQYTAKDCPRYGTMAGPRCGGSSVPDVAPPQEFPPQLLPQRLAAAGPAPNAPAQGLPSIPGLPSIPGLPTIPGLPTIPGITAPAAATDQPAQPNSDLRGLDAAAAIVGGRPTTAQYLLLAPVLAGGSVTVYDTAPDEGR; translated from the coding sequence ATGCTGCTCGATCCAAGTGGGCGCGGACCCACCGCACGTCAGCTCACCCTGGCCGGAATTGCCATGGTCACGGCGGCGGCGTTGCTGCTGTACCTGCTCGGCCTGCGCTACACCGGCTATTTCCAGGACAAGGTCTCGGTTGTCGCCGTGCTCACCAGCACCGGTGACGGGCTGCCGACCCATGCCGATGTGAAGTTCCGTGGCATGGTCGTCGGTTCGGTGACTGGTGTCGAGGTAGTCGCGAAGGGTGAACGTCAAGACGCCGCGCTCGATCTGAAACCGGCTGTGGCGGGCACGATTCCGGCGAATGTCACGGCGCGGGTGATCCCCAACAATATCTTCGGCGTGACCGCCATCGAACTCGTCGACAACGGGCACGCCACCGAAACCCTGCGGGCGGGGGCCCGAATTCCCGAGGACACCAGCGAAGGCACCGTGCAGTTACAGACCACGCTCAGTGTGCTGCGCGATGTGCTCGACCATATCCAGCCGGAGAAGCTGGGCCGGGTGCTCGCAACCCTCGCCGACGCACTCGATCCCGCCGCGCGGGTGCCGGGTTCCACCATCGAACGCCTCGATACCTGGCTCACCCAGGTGCACGCGACTCCCGGTATCGGCGATCTGCTCGGCAACCTCGGCCGGGCCGTGACGGCACTGAGCGTTTCGGCGCCGGAGCTGGTCGGTGTGCTGTCGGATTCGGTGACCACCGCACGCACGCTCACCGAGCGGCGCGACAACCTCGTCGCACTGCTTACCAATGCCAGCGGCGCGGTCGACTCGGTCAATTCACTTTTCGCACGGAATCCGGACGCCGGGAAGGATTTGGTCGTCGGACTCGACGGCCTGTTCGGTGGTCTGGCCAGGGATCCGCAGGCCATCCCGGATACCGCCGCCAACTTCAATGCCGCGCTGCAACGAGTGCGCACGACCTTCGGATTCGGACCCAGCCGGCAGATGGTGTGGAAGATGGATGTCAGCTTCACGCCGTTCCAGCAGTACACGGCCAAGGACTGTCCGCGCTACGGCACCATGGCCGGTCCGCGGTGTGGGGGCAGTTCGGTGCCGGATGTCGCACCGCCGCAGGAGTTTCCGCCGCAGCTGCTGCCGCAACGGTTGGCAGCCGCGGGACCGGCGCCCAATGCTCCGGCGCAGGGGCTGCCGAGTATTCCCGGGCTGCCGAGTATTCCGGGGCTGCCGACGATTCCGGGGCTGCCGACGATTCCGGGCATCACCGCGCCAGCCGCTGCGACGGATCAACCCGCCCAGCCGAATTCGGATCTGCGTGGACTCGATGCCGCCGCCGCGATCGTCGGCGGGCGACCGACCACCGCGCAGTATCTGCTCTTGGCTCCGGTACTGGCCGGTGGTTCGGTAACTGTGTACGACACCGCGCCGGATGAAGGGCGGTGA
- a CDS encoding ABC transporter permease — protein sequence MGTRYTPPALKPFRAVSAIASVPVQANRRLGHQAITFCQAVAAIPFVLRHYRKEVLRLTADVGWGNGSLIVGGGTVGVVIILCGFGGITVGMESYTALNLLTMNPLTGAISGFATTREIGPILATLAFAIQAGCRFTAQLGAMRISEEIDALESIAIRPLPYLVTTRMIAATLTIVPLYSVGLAVAYLMTKLSVLFLGGTSAGTYDHYFFQFLNGIDVFFSVVKVVVFVLISTFIQCYYGYIATGGPEGVGHAAGRAIKMVIVVMVFVNLFLTLAIWGIDPGFRISG from the coding sequence ATGGGCACCCGATACACCCCGCCCGCACTGAAGCCATTTCGCGCGGTCTCTGCGATCGCGAGCGTGCCGGTCCAGGCCAACCGGCGACTCGGCCACCAGGCGATCACCTTCTGCCAGGCGGTGGCGGCAATTCCGTTCGTGCTCAGGCACTATCGCAAGGAAGTGCTGCGGCTGACCGCCGATGTCGGCTGGGGCAATGGTTCACTAATTGTCGGCGGCGGCACGGTCGGTGTGGTCATCATCCTGTGCGGATTCGGCGGGATCACCGTCGGCATGGAGTCCTACACCGCGCTGAATCTGCTGACTATGAATCCGCTGACCGGCGCGATCTCCGGTTTCGCTACGACGCGTGAGATCGGCCCGATCCTTGCGACTTTGGCCTTCGCCATCCAGGCGGGCTGCCGATTCACCGCGCAGCTGGGTGCGATGCGGATCTCCGAGGAGATCGATGCGCTGGAATCCATTGCCATCCGGCCACTTCCGTATCTGGTGACCACGCGGATGATCGCCGCGACACTGACCATCGTCCCGCTCTACAGCGTCGGCCTCGCCGTCGCGTATCTGATGACGAAGCTGTCCGTGCTGTTCCTCGGCGGCACCTCCGCCGGGACCTACGACCACTACTTCTTCCAGTTCCTCAACGGTATCGATGTCTTCTTCTCGGTCGTCAAAGTCGTGGTGTTCGTACTCATTTCGACCTTCATCCAGTGCTACTACGGCTATATCGCCACCGGAGGTCCGGAAGGTGTCGGCCACGCGGCCGGGCGCGCGATCAAGATGGTGATCGTCGTCATGGTGTTCGTGAATCTGTTTCTGACCCTTGCGATCTGGGGCATCGACCCCGGATTCCGGATTTCGGGGTAG
- a CDS encoding ABC transporter permease yields MSTRLTERLTEPTDLERAVEDLKGLWQRHPQRSLETLGRQVRLMRDAFIEMLRAMLVRRFPFHEFIKQCAFMASVSAAPTVFVAIPVAVVVSIQVGALVNQVGATTFIGAVSGLGIIRQGAPLVTSLMIAGAVGSAICADLGSRTIREEIDAMMVMGVDPVRRLVAPRLLAAILVSILLCGFVVFVGFATGYMFNVYAQGGTAGSFISTFASFAVANDLVIALVKAAIFGALTAIIACDIGLHTKGGPGGVANSVNAAVVNSALMLFATNIIITQIYNTLFPAKVI; encoded by the coding sequence ATGAGCACTCGACTCACCGAAAGACTCACTGAGCCAACGGATCTAGAGCGGGCAGTCGAGGATCTGAAGGGCCTGTGGCAACGGCATCCGCAGCGGTCGCTGGAGACCTTGGGGCGCCAGGTTCGGCTCATGCGCGATGCCTTCATCGAGATGCTGCGCGCAATGCTCGTGCGCCGCTTCCCATTCCACGAGTTCATCAAGCAGTGCGCGTTCATGGCGAGCGTTTCCGCCGCACCGACCGTATTCGTCGCGATTCCGGTCGCCGTTGTCGTGTCGATCCAGGTCGGTGCGCTAGTGAATCAGGTTGGTGCGACGACCTTTATCGGCGCGGTCAGTGGTCTCGGCATCATTAGGCAGGGCGCACCGCTGGTCACTTCGCTGATGATCGCGGGCGCGGTCGGTTCGGCCATCTGCGCGGACCTCGGCTCCCGCACCATTCGTGAGGAGATCGACGCGATGATGGTGATGGGCGTCGATCCGGTGCGCCGACTGGTCGCGCCGCGACTGCTGGCAGCGATCCTGGTCAGCATTCTGCTGTGCGGATTCGTGGTGTTCGTCGGCTTCGCCACCGGCTATATGTTCAACGTGTACGCCCAGGGCGGCACGGCTGGTTCGTTCATCAGCACCTTCGCCTCCTTCGCGGTGGCGAACGATCTGGTGATCGCACTGGTCAAGGCGGCCATCTTCGGGGCGCTGACCGCAATCATCGCCTGCGACATCGGACTGCATACCAAGGGCGGTCCAGGTGGGGTCGCCAACTCGGTGAACGCGGCGGTGGTCAATTCGGCGCTGATGCTGTTCGCGACCAACATCATCATCACCCAGATCTACAACACGCTCTTCCCGGCGAAGGTGATCTGA